From Camelina sativa cultivar DH55 chromosome 7, Cs, whole genome shotgun sequence, one genomic window encodes:
- the LOC104701759 gene encoding multicopper oxidase LPR2, which produces MEPMPSRRIMTRGMLLLIVTMAWLVAGDADAGGKKQEERLFNLQKLEMFVDNLPHIPTLHGFHSVNGVLKPKSLHIGMFFKKWKFHRDLPATPVFAYGTSKRKATVPGPTIEAVYGIDTYVTWRNHLPSKHILPWDPTISPAIPKHGGIPTVVHLHGGIHEPTSDGNADSWFTAGFKETGSKWTKKNTHYVNKQQPGNMWYHDHAAGLTRVNLLAGLLGAYILRHRSVESPLRLPTGREFDRPLVIFDREFRRDGSIYMNATGNNPSIHPQWQPEYFGDAIIVNGKAWPRLTVRRRKYRFRIINASNARFFRFFFSNGLEFIVVGSDSAYLSKPVRAKSVLLAPSEIIDVVVDFSKSKSKTAILANNAPYPYPSGDPVTEENSKVMKFKIKNKSEVDTSTIPKKLIEYPPAHISTSARTRYIAMFEYVSSADEPTHLYINGLPYSAPITETPKIGTSEVWEVINLTEDNHPLHIHLGLFKVLEQKALVKTEEFTDCMTKRNDAVKCNINKYAVGNKTAVTAHERGWKNVFKMMPGHVTKILVRFSYIHSNDSYSFDATQKPGYVYHCHILDHEDNMMMRPFAMVK; this is translated from the exons ATGGAGCCTATGCCTTCTCGGAGGATAATGACCAGAGGCATGTTGCTGCTAATAGTAACGATGGCATGGCTCGTAGCCGGAGACGCCGACGCAGGAGGCAAGAAGCAAGAGGAGCGACTGTTCAATCTCCAGAAGCTAGAGATGTTCGTTGACAACCTTCCCCATATACCCACTCTTCATGGCTTCCACTCCGTAAATGGCGTTCTCAAACCCAAATCTCTTCACATCGGCATGTTCTTCAAGAAATGG AAGTTCCACAGAGACTTGCCTGCCACGCCAGTGTTCGCATATGGTACATCGAAGCGTAAGGCAACAGTTCCCGGACCTACAATAGAAGCTGTTTATGGCATAGACACCTACGTGACGTGGCGAAATCACCTTCCTTCAAAGCATATCCTCCCTTGGGATCCAACAATCTCCCCGGCAATCCCTAAACACGGCGGCATTCCCACGGTGGTTCACTTGCATGGAGGCATACACGAACCAACCAGTGACGGTAACGCTGATTCATGGTTCACCGCTGGTTTCAAAGAGACAGGATCCAAATGGACCAAAAAGAATACGCATTACGTCAACAAGCAACAACCTGGAAACATGTGGTACCATGACCACGCTGCTGGTTTGACTAGAGTCAACCTTCTCGCCGGTTTGTTAGGTGCTTACATTCTCCGCCATAGATCCGTTGAGTCGCCGCTTCGGTTACCCACTGGCCGAGAATTCGATCGTCCTTTGGTCATATTTGACCGAGAATTCCGTAGAGATGGCTCCATTTACATGAACGCCACCGGGAACAACCCCTCCATTCATCCTCAATGGCAGCCAGAGTATTTCGGCGATGCCATCATCGTGAACGGAAAAGCTTGGCCGCGGTTAACCGTACGCCGTAGAAAATATAGATTCAGAATCATAAACGCAAGCAACGCAAGGTTCttccgtttcttcttctccaacggTCTTGAGTTTATCGTCGTCGGTTCAGATTCAGCATATCTATCGAAACCGGTACGGGCCAAATCGGTTCTCCTCGCTCCATCGGAGatcattgatgttgttgttgacttttcgaaatcaaagtcaaaaacaGCAATCCTAGCTAACAATGCACCTTATCCTTACCCCTCCGGAGATCCAGTCACGGAAGAGAACAGCAAAGTCATGAAGTTTAAAATCAAGAACAAATCTGAAGTTGATACATCGACCATTCCGAAGAAGCTAATCGAATACCCTCCTGCTCACATATCAACCTCCGCACGTACACGTTACATCGCCATGTTCGAGTATGTATCAAGCGCTGACGAGCCAACGCATCTATACATCAACGGTTTGCCTTACAGTGCTCCCATAACAGAAACTCCTAAAATCGGCACCAGcgag GTGTGGGAAGTGATCAATTTAACTGAGGATAACCATCCGTTGCACATTCACTTGGGATTGTTCAAAGTGTTGGAGCAAAAGGCTTTGGTGAAGACGGAGGAGTTCACGGACTGCATGACCAAGAGGAACGACGCCGTCAAGTGCAATATCAACAAATACGCAGTTGGGAACAAAACCGCGGTGACGGCGCACGAGCGGGGATGGAAGAACGTATTCAAGATGATGCCGGGACATGTAACGAAGATCCTCGTTAGATTTTCTTACATTCACTCCAATGATTCTTACTCCTTCGACGCTACTCAAAAGCCAGGCTATGTCTACCATTGTCAC ATATTGGATCACGAAGACAATATGATGATGAGGCCCTTTGCGATGGTCAAGTGA
- the LOC104701761 gene encoding heavy metal-associated isoprenylated plant protein 20-like: MHIYLQLWSSFGESTYLDMGALDSLSDYISDYFQVTRRRKRKVMQTVNIKVKMDCDGCERRVKNAVSSMKGAKSVEVNRKIHKVTVSGYVEPKKVLKRVERTGKKAEIWPYVPYNMVAYPYAVGTYDKKAPVGFVRKSEQSQLQPLPGAPDENFISIYSDENPNACTVM, encoded by the exons ATGCATATCTATCTACAACTTTGGTCGTCTTTTGGTGAGAGTACATACTTAGACATGGGAGCTCTTGATTCTCTCTCCGATTATATCTCCGACTACTTCCAAGTCACCAGAAGGAGGAAGCGTAAAGTCATGCAG ACGGTGAATATAAAGGTGAAAATGGACTGTGATGGCTGCGAACGCAGAGTCAAGAACGCGGTTTCCTCCATGAAAG gGGCGAAATCGGTGGAGGTGAACAGAAAGATACACAAAGTGACGGTGAGTGGGTATGTGGAACCGAAGAAGGTCTTAAAGAGAGTCGAGAGGACAGGTAAAAAGGCCGAGATATGGCCGTACGTTCCATACAACATGGTTGCATATCCATACGCAGTCGGAACTTACGACAAAAAAGCTCCGGTCGGTTTTGTTAGGAAGTCTGAGCAGTCCCAGTTGCAGCCTTTGCCGGGAGCTCCAGACGAGAACTTCATATCAATATATAGCGACGAGAATCCCAACGCTTGCACcgttatgtaa